A region from the Hypomesus transpacificus isolate Combined female chromosome 11, fHypTra1, whole genome shotgun sequence genome encodes:
- the zmiz1a gene encoding zinc finger MIZ domain-containing protein 1a isoform X4 yields MNTLPSMDRHIQQTNDRLLCIKQHLQNPANFHTAATELLDWCGDPRAFQRPFEQSLMGCLTVVSRVAAQQGYDLDLGYRLLAVCAANRDKFTPKSAALLSSWCEELGRLLLLRHQKNRQNEPQGKVPMQPSMNSMKPGLTHSDGSFPYDSVPWQQNTNQPPGSLSVVTTVWGVTNTSQSQVLGNHMANSNNPMNPGANPMGSGMSGGGGGLSSPQFSGQQQQFPPKGGSSQAYMQQGMYGRPGYPGGGGYSGSYSGGPNAPPGGMGMPPHSRTPADFTQPAAAAAAAAVAAAAATATATATATVAAMQETQNKDMNQYGQMCSSFQMGPAQAYNSQFMNQPGPRGPPGGMNPGSMGSPMNNPNMSGPPMGINQTRAPGMGPFGSHGQRMPQQGYPSGPRQGMPMQGMKRPYPGEPNYGGQQYGPNGQFPPQQGPYPSSNPPRPMSSPNYPGQRMPGQQVQGQYGPGMTMGQYYKQEQFNGQNTNFSGAGYSYSQGNGPPRPGTYPHSPVPGNPTPPMTPGSGIPPYLSPNQDVKPPFPPDMKPNMAALPLPPPTNPNEELRLTFPVRDGVVLEPFRLEHNLAVSNHVFHLRPSVHQTLMWRSDLELQFKCYHHEDRQMNTNWPASVQVSVNATPLTIERGDNKTSHKPLHLKHVCQPGRNTIQITVTACCCSHLFVLQLVHRPSVRSVLQGLLKKRLLPAEHCITKIKRNFSSVVASSGNTTLNGEDGVEQTAIKVSLKCPITFRRIQLPARGHDCKHVQCFDLESYLQLNCERGTWRCPVCNKTALLEGLEVDQYMWGILNAIQNSEFEEVTIDPTCSWRPVPIKSDVHIKEDPDGPLAKRFKTMSPSQMTMPNVMEMIAQLGPGPAPYPPHPAQLAGGNGGEYPGPGNSYHGHGNFDFPHCNPSGGAGGGGGGGPPMNDFMHGPPQLSHPPDGPGGLMSQDKTLNHGMPDSMCHPDQSHSSMQQSLHAPSHPGNQSAQSLHHSGQSGHSLHHSGHSSQPSRQAPPQQQPNQNSHPHGDLNFNPSSGVDGQMGGQGPQDMPEPSLDLLPELANPDELLSYLDPPDLPTNSNDDLLSLFENN; encoded by the exons CCCTGCTGTCGTCGTGGTGTGAGGAGCTGGGTCGTCTTCTTCTGCTGCGTCACCAGAAGAACAGACAGAACGAACCGCAGGGCAAAGTCCCCATGCAGCCCAGCATGAACAGCATGAAACCAGGcctcacacacag CGATGGCTCCTTTCCCTACGACTCGGTTCCCTGGCAACAGAACACCAACCAGCCCCCTGGGTCGTTGTCCGTGGTTACGACAGTGTGGGGTGTGACTAACACGTCACAGAGTCAG GTACTAGGCAACCATATGGCAAACAGCAACAACCCAATGAACCCTGGAGCGAACCCCATGGGCTCGGGGATGTCGGGTGGCGGAGGGGGGCTCAGCTCCCCCCAGTTCAgcgggcagcagcagcagttccCCCCCAAGGGGGGCTCCAGTCAGGCCTACATGCAGCAGGGCATGTACGGCAGACCTGGCtaccctggaggagggggctacAGCGGCAG TTACTCTGGGGGTCCCAACGCCCCTCCGGGAGGGATGGGTATGCCCCCCCACAGCCGCACCCCCGCTGACTTCACCCAACCAGCAGCGGCAGCCGCCGCTGCCGCCGTTGCCGCCGCCGCTGCCACGGCAACGGCCACAGCAACCGCCACCGTGGCAGCCATGCAAGAGACCCAGAACAAAGACATGAACCAATATGGACAG ATGTGTTCGTCGTTCCAGATGGGGCCAGCCCAGGCCTACAACAGCCAGTTTATGAACCAGCCGGGACCAAGAGGCCCCCCTGGGGGAATGAACCCAGGCAGCATGGGCTCGCCCATGAACAACCCCAACATGAGTGGGCCTCCCATGGGCATTAACCAAACTCGAGCCCCAGGCATGGGGCCTTTCGGCAGCCACGGGCAAAGGATGCCCCAGCAAGGCTATCCCAGCGGGCCCAGACAGGGCATGCCTATGCAAGGCATGAAGAGGCCCTACCCTGGAGAG CCAAACTATGGGGGTCAGCAGTACGGGCCCAACGGTCAGTTCCCTCCGCAGCAAGGGCCCTAcccctcctccaacccccccagACCGATGTCCTCACCAAACTACCCCGGGCAGAGGATGCCAGGGCAGCAGGTCCAAGGGCAGTACGGTCCTGGCATGACCATGGGTCAATACTATAAG CAGGAGCAGTTTAATGGCCAGAACACCAACTTCTCTGGTGCTGGATACTCCTATAGCCAAGGCAATGGG ccCCCCAGGCCTGGGACCTACCCCCACTCTCCCGTCCCGGGGAACCCTACACCACCCATGACCCCAGGAAGTGGCATCCCTCCCTACCTGTCCCCCAACCAGGACGTCAAACCCCCGTTCCCTCCAGACATGAAACCAAATATGGCTgcactccctcttcctccaccta CCAACCCGAACGAGGAGCTGCGACTGACTTTCCCGGTCCGCGACGGCGTTGTGTTGGAGCCCTTTCGTCTGGAGCACAACCTGGCCGTCAGCAACCACGTCTTCCACCTGCGTCCGTCCGTTCACCAGACTCTCATGTGGAG GTCAGACTTGGAACTACAGTTCAAGTGTTACCACCATGAGGACAGGCAGATGAACACTAACTGGCCAGCCTCCGTccag GTCAGCGTCAATGCCACACCCCTAACCATCGAGAGAGGAGACAACAAGACTTCCCATAAACCCTTGCACCTGAAGCATGTCTGTCAACCTGGTAGAAACACCATCCAGATCACCGTCACTGCCTGCTGCTGT TCCCACCTGTTCGTGCTGCAACTGGTCCACAGGCCGTCCGTCCGGTCGGTCCTCCAGGGCCTGCTGAAGAAGAGGCTCCTGCCTGCGGAGCACTGCATCACCAAGA tcaaGAGGAACTTCAGCAGTGTCGTGGCCTCGTCGGGGAACACCACTCTGAACGGGGAGGATGGCGTGGAGCAGACTGCCATCAAAGTCTCGCTCAAGTGTCCAATCACCTTCAGACGCATCCAGTTGCCGGCCAGAGGCCACGACTGTAAACACGTCCAG TGCTTCGACCTGGAGTCCTACCTGCAGCTTAACTGTGAGAGGGGGACCTGGAGGTGTCCTGTATGCAA TAAAACGGCGTTGTtagaggggctggaggtggaccAGTACATGTGGGGCATCCTCAACGCAATCCAGAA CTCAGAGTTCGAGGAAGTCACCATCGACCCCACGTGTAGTTGGCGTCCTGTCCCCATCAAGTCGGACGTCCACATCAAAGAGGACCCCGACGGACCGCTGGCCAAGCGCTTCAAGACCATGAGCCCCAGTCAGATGACCATGCCCAACGTCATGGAGATGATAGCCCAACTGggccctggccccgccccctacccaccacaccctgctcagCTCGCCGGGGGCAACGGGGGGGAGTACCCAGGTCCAG GCAACAGTTACCATGGCCACGGGAATTTTGACTTCCCCCACTGCAACCCCtcaggtggggctgggggtggaggaggcggaggccCCCCCATGAATGACTTCATGCATGGCCCCCCCCAGCTGTCCCACCCTCCAGACGGCCCCGGGGGCCTCATGTCCCAGGACAAAACCCTGAACCACGGCATGCCTGACTCG ATGTGTCATCCCGATCAGTCTCATAGTTCCATGCAGCAGAGCTTGCACGCCCCCTCCCACCCCGGCAACCAATCAGCGCAGTCCTTACATCACAGCGGCCAGTCAGGCCATTCGCTTCATCACAGCGGCCACTCATCGCAGCCCTCTCGCCAGGCCCCGCCTCAACAGCAGCCCAACCAGAACAGCCACCCTCACGGCGATCTGAACTTTAACCCCTCTTCAGGGGTGGACGGGCAGATGGGTGGGCAGGGACCGCAAGACATGCCCGAGCCCTCGCTGGAT CTGCTCCCCGAGCTGGCCAACCCAGACGAGCTCCTGTCGTACCTGGACCCTCCCGACCTGCCCACCAACAGCAACGacgacctcctctccctgtttgaGAACAATTaa
- the zmiz1a gene encoding zinc finger MIZ domain-containing protein 1a isoform X5 has translation MQPSMNSMKPGLTHSDGSFPYDSVPWQQNTNQPPGSLSVVTTVWGVTNTSQSQVLGNHMANSNNPMNPGANPMGSGMSGGGGGLSSPQFSGQQQQFPPKGGSSQAYMQQGMYGRPGYPGGGGYSGSYSGGPNAPPGGMGMPPHSRTPADFTQPAAAAAAAAVAAAAATATATATATVAAMQETQNKDMNQYGQMCSSFQMGPAQAYNSQFMNQPGPRGPPGGMNPGSMGSPMNNPNMSGPPMGINQTRAPGMGPFGSHGQRMPQQGYPSGPRQGMPMQGMKRPYPGEPNYGGQQYGPNGQFPPQQGPYPSSNPPRPMSSPNYPGQRMPGQQVQGQYGPGMTMGQYYKQEQFNGQNTNFSGAGYSYSQGNGPPRPGTYPHSPVPGNPTPPMTPGSGIPPYLSPNQDVKPPFPPDMKPNMAALPLPPPNVKRKVDVLSCSPLPANPNEELRLTFPVRDGVVLEPFRLEHNLAVSNHVFHLRPSVHQTLMWRSDLELQFKCYHHEDRQMNTNWPASVQVSVNATPLTIERGDNKTSHKPLHLKHVCQPGRNTIQITVTACCCSHLFVLQLVHRPSVRSVLQGLLKKRLLPAEHCITKIKRNFSSVVASSGNTTLNGEDGVEQTAIKVSLKCPITFRRIQLPARGHDCKHVQCFDLESYLQLNCERGTWRCPVCNKTALLEGLEVDQYMWGILNAIQKYVSMLNPHSEFEEVTIDPTCSWRPVPIKSDVHIKEDPDGPLAKRFKTMSPSQMTMPNVMEMIAQLGPGPAPYPPHPAQLAGGNGGEYPGPGNSYHGHGNFDFPHCNPSGGAGGGGGGGPPMNDFMHGPPQLSHPPDGPGGLMSQDKTLNHGMPDSMCHPDQSHSSMQQSLHAPSHPGNQSAQSLHHSGQSGHSLHHSGHSSQPSRQAPPQQQPNQNSHPHGDLNFNPSSGVDGQMGGQGPQDMPEPSLDLLPELANPDELLSYLDPPDLPTNSNDDLLSLFENN, from the exons ATGCAGCCCAGCATGAACAGCATGAAACCAGGcctcacacacag CGATGGCTCCTTTCCCTACGACTCGGTTCCCTGGCAACAGAACACCAACCAGCCCCCTGGGTCGTTGTCCGTGGTTACGACAGTGTGGGGTGTGACTAACACGTCACAGAGTCAG GTACTAGGCAACCATATGGCAAACAGCAACAACCCAATGAACCCTGGAGCGAACCCCATGGGCTCGGGGATGTCGGGTGGCGGAGGGGGGCTCAGCTCCCCCCAGTTCAgcgggcagcagcagcagttccCCCCCAAGGGGGGCTCCAGTCAGGCCTACATGCAGCAGGGCATGTACGGCAGACCTGGCtaccctggaggagggggctacAGCGGCAG TTACTCTGGGGGTCCCAACGCCCCTCCGGGAGGGATGGGTATGCCCCCCCACAGCCGCACCCCCGCTGACTTCACCCAACCAGCAGCGGCAGCCGCCGCTGCCGCCGTTGCCGCCGCCGCTGCCACGGCAACGGCCACAGCAACCGCCACCGTGGCAGCCATGCAAGAGACCCAGAACAAAGACATGAACCAATATGGACAG ATGTGTTCGTCGTTCCAGATGGGGCCAGCCCAGGCCTACAACAGCCAGTTTATGAACCAGCCGGGACCAAGAGGCCCCCCTGGGGGAATGAACCCAGGCAGCATGGGCTCGCCCATGAACAACCCCAACATGAGTGGGCCTCCCATGGGCATTAACCAAACTCGAGCCCCAGGCATGGGGCCTTTCGGCAGCCACGGGCAAAGGATGCCCCAGCAAGGCTATCCCAGCGGGCCCAGACAGGGCATGCCTATGCAAGGCATGAAGAGGCCCTACCCTGGAGAG CCAAACTATGGGGGTCAGCAGTACGGGCCCAACGGTCAGTTCCCTCCGCAGCAAGGGCCCTAcccctcctccaacccccccagACCGATGTCCTCACCAAACTACCCCGGGCAGAGGATGCCAGGGCAGCAGGTCCAAGGGCAGTACGGTCCTGGCATGACCATGGGTCAATACTATAAG CAGGAGCAGTTTAATGGCCAGAACACCAACTTCTCTGGTGCTGGATACTCCTATAGCCAAGGCAATGGG ccCCCCAGGCCTGGGACCTACCCCCACTCTCCCGTCCCGGGGAACCCTACACCACCCATGACCCCAGGAAGTGGCATCCCTCCCTACCTGTCCCCCAACCAGGACGTCAAACCCCCGTTCCCTCCAGACATGAAACCAAATATGGCTgcactccctcttcctccaccta ATGTGAAAAGGAAAGTTGAcgtcctctcttgctctccgcTCCCAGCCAACCCGAACGAGGAGCTGCGACTGACTTTCCCGGTCCGCGACGGCGTTGTGTTGGAGCCCTTTCGTCTGGAGCACAACCTGGCCGTCAGCAACCACGTCTTCCACCTGCGTCCGTCCGTTCACCAGACTCTCATGTGGAG GTCAGACTTGGAACTACAGTTCAAGTGTTACCACCATGAGGACAGGCAGATGAACACTAACTGGCCAGCCTCCGTccag GTCAGCGTCAATGCCACACCCCTAACCATCGAGAGAGGAGACAACAAGACTTCCCATAAACCCTTGCACCTGAAGCATGTCTGTCAACCTGGTAGAAACACCATCCAGATCACCGTCACTGCCTGCTGCTGT TCCCACCTGTTCGTGCTGCAACTGGTCCACAGGCCGTCCGTCCGGTCGGTCCTCCAGGGCCTGCTGAAGAAGAGGCTCCTGCCTGCGGAGCACTGCATCACCAAGA tcaaGAGGAACTTCAGCAGTGTCGTGGCCTCGTCGGGGAACACCACTCTGAACGGGGAGGATGGCGTGGAGCAGACTGCCATCAAAGTCTCGCTCAAGTGTCCAATCACCTTCAGACGCATCCAGTTGCCGGCCAGAGGCCACGACTGTAAACACGTCCAG TGCTTCGACCTGGAGTCCTACCTGCAGCTTAACTGTGAGAGGGGGACCTGGAGGTGTCCTGTATGCAA TAAAACGGCGTTGTtagaggggctggaggtggaccAGTACATGTGGGGCATCCTCAACGCAATCCAGAAGTACGTTTCTATGCTAAACCCTCA CTCAGAGTTCGAGGAAGTCACCATCGACCCCACGTGTAGTTGGCGTCCTGTCCCCATCAAGTCGGACGTCCACATCAAAGAGGACCCCGACGGACCGCTGGCCAAGCGCTTCAAGACCATGAGCCCCAGTCAGATGACCATGCCCAACGTCATGGAGATGATAGCCCAACTGggccctggccccgccccctacccaccacaccctgctcagCTCGCCGGGGGCAACGGGGGGGAGTACCCAGGTCCAG GCAACAGTTACCATGGCCACGGGAATTTTGACTTCCCCCACTGCAACCCCtcaggtggggctgggggtggaggaggcggaggccCCCCCATGAATGACTTCATGCATGGCCCCCCCCAGCTGTCCCACCCTCCAGACGGCCCCGGGGGCCTCATGTCCCAGGACAAAACCCTGAACCACGGCATGCCTGACTCG ATGTGTCATCCCGATCAGTCTCATAGTTCCATGCAGCAGAGCTTGCACGCCCCCTCCCACCCCGGCAACCAATCAGCGCAGTCCTTACATCACAGCGGCCAGTCAGGCCATTCGCTTCATCACAGCGGCCACTCATCGCAGCCCTCTCGCCAGGCCCCGCCTCAACAGCAGCCCAACCAGAACAGCCACCCTCACGGCGATCTGAACTTTAACCCCTCTTCAGGGGTGGACGGGCAGATGGGTGGGCAGGGACCGCAAGACATGCCCGAGCCCTCGCTGGAT CTGCTCCCCGAGCTGGCCAACCCAGACGAGCTCCTGTCGTACCTGGACCCTCCCGACCTGCCCACCAACAGCAACGacgacctcctctccctgtttgaGAACAATTaa